A window of Exiguobacterium sp. FSL W8-0210 genomic DNA:
ATGTGACACCGACGAGAACGTCAATGAGCGCTGCCATCAAACCGATGAAGAGTGAAATTTTCGTCCCTTCCCAGACACGTGACCAAAGATCACGACCAAGGTGGTCCGTACCAAACCAATAATTTTCTTTTACTTGTTTTTGTTTATAAAAATCGATTGGTGTCTCACCAAGTGTTGCCATACCATCAAAGCCAGCCCACTCTAATCCTGTTACTTTAGGTGGAAGTTTAGCTTGAGTGATTGTTTGGGTATAAGCATCTTTACCAGAGATTGCAGGACCCGCTAATGACATGATGGCAATCACGATGATCAAGACAAGAGAAATGATCGCTGCTTTGTTTTTACGCAAGCGCATCCAAGCATCCTGCCAAAAGTTTAAGCTTTTACCGGCAATTCGTTCACCGGCTTGTTCATTGAACTCGACTTGTTGAAATAACGATGAATCGAACTGTTCCGCTTTTGCATTTGAATTTTGTTCAGCCATTATTTACTACCCCCCAAACGAATCCGTGGATCAACGACACCGTATAGCAAGTCGACGATTAAAATCATGAGAATGAAGATTGCCGAGAAGAACAGCGTCGTACCCATGATAACTGTATAGTCATTTTGTGTGATTGACGATACGAACAACTCACCAAGTCCAGGTACAGCAAAGATTTTTTCGATGACAAATGTACCTGTGATCAATGCAGCAGTCATAGGTCCAAGAATCGTAATAGCAGGAATCAATGCATTCCGAACCATGTGTTTCCAAGTGATTGATTGACCATCTAGGCCTTTTGCTTTAGCTAACGTGACGTAATCCTGACCTGTAACCTCAAGCATTTCCGTCCTTACGAATCGGGCAATCGAGGCGGTGACCCCAAGAGACAACGAAATCGTTGGTAGAATCGTATGCGCCGGACTTTCCCAGAACGCTACTGGCAAAGCGCCCCATTTCACGCCGACATAATACTGAAGGAGTGAGGCAAATACGAAAGATGGTACTGAAATCCCGAGAACCGAGATGAACATTGCTCCGTAGTCGACAACTGTGTTGTGACGAAGTGCAGCAACTACACCAAGTACGAGACCTAAGAGTACACCAAGTACGAGTGCTTGAACTCCAAGTTGAGCCGATGGTCCAATTCGTTCAGAAATTAAATCCGTAACTGGACGGCTGTCATATTTGAACGATACACCAAGGTCTCCTTGGAATAAGTTAACCATGTACGCTGCATAGCGTTGTGGTAGTGGATCATTCAAATTGTACTTATCCCGAAGGATATTCAACTGTTCAGGAGAAAGTTTCTCCTGGTTCTGGAATGGTGAACCTGGTAGCAGATCCATCAGGAAGAAAGTGAACGAAGCGATGAGTAAAAACGTCAATACGCCGTAAACCAGGCGTTGAGCTAAATAACGGCCCATAAGATGGCACCCCCTATAAAGATTTTCTGTTTTTTCGAAACATCAATAAAATCAGTATGACCCACAATTGTCGGAACATTCAAGAATTTTGTTATAAAAATTTAAAATTCTTTTTAATTGTGCTTTGATTCGATGTTCGATCAGACGCTTTTTTAATGTCGTCCAATAGTCAGAATTTTTCGTTTGGTTTCATTATACTTTGCTAACAAAGTAATTAGAACCACTTTTTTACGAAAATTTCACATTTCCGCTAAAAATGAGTTTCCGTTCATTCAAAGTAGTATAAAACAGGAGCGCACCCGAACTGACTTAGGGACGCTCCCGTTCTCGATTACTTCACATCAACATATTTGTATTGGAAATCTGCTCCGAACAATTGACGGTTAAAATCTTTAACCGATGGACGGCTCAAGTATGCAGAACCAGCTTGATAGATTGGTGCGATGGCTTGATCTTTTTCAATCAATTGTGCCTCAGCTTGTTTGAACAAATCTAAACGCTTCGTCAAATCTGACTCGTCGTTTGCCGCGTTTAATAATTTATCATACGCAGCTGATTTGTACTTCACGTCATTTTGACTGTTCGTTGATTCGAAGATGGACAGGTTAGACATTGGATCTTGGTAATCCGGACCCCAAAGTGAGTAAGAGATTTGGTAATCTCCTTTTGCTTCAAGATCGAGTTTGTTCTTGAACGGCTGTTGCTTAATTGAGACAGTGACGTTCGGAAGATTCTTCTCGATTTGACCTTTCATGTACTCACCGATTTTCTTCGCATCTTCACTATCGAACGAAAGCAATTCAATCGTCGTTTTCTTATCGCCATTTGCTTTTTTCCAAAGATCTGCTGCTTCTTTCGCGTCACGATCGAACCAGTTGATGTCGCTCGTGTAGTCTTTACCTGATGCATCCTTGACAAAGTCTTTTGGAATGAAGCTTGTTGTTGGAATTGAACCATTCGCAAGAAGCGTATCCGTGATACCTTTTGGATCGATCGCACGAGCGATTGCTTTACGTGCATTGACATCTTTCATCGTTGCATCTTCGTTATTGAACTTCAGATAAGCGATTGAAGAACGAAGCGCTGTCTTGAATTCAGGCTTCGATTTGTAAGCTTCAACTTGCTCTGAGGTCAGACCTGCGTAATCAATTTCATTTGAATCATACAAGTTTGCGACTGTTGACGTATCTTTAACGACACTGATCGTGACTTCGTCGAGTTTGACAGCATCTTTATCCCAGTAGTTGTCGTTTTTCTTCAGGACACGTTTTGAATCCGTTTTCCAAGATTCCCAAACGAAAGGCCCGTTATAAAGCAATTTATCTGGTTTGAGCGAGAAGTCTTTTTCGTTTTTCTTGTAGAAGTCTTCACTGATCGGTGTATACGTACCGAACGATGTCAGTGAGAGGAAATACGGAGCTGGACGCTCGAGTTTTACTTCTAACGTTTTATCATCGATTGCTTTAACACCGAGTTCATCAACAGGCTTTTTACCTTGTGTAACATCAGCGCCGTTTTTTAACGTGTCAAAGATGTATGAGTAACTAGAACCTGTTTTTGGATCAGCAGCACGTTTCCACGCGAATTCAAAATCTTGTGCTTTGACGGGTGAACCGTCTGACCATTTCGAATCACGAAGCGTGAACGTATACGTCAAATTGTCGCTTGAGATATCCGTTTTTTCTGCAAGTGCTGGAATCGCTTTTCCGTCCTTGTCTAAACGATAAAGACCTTCCATCGTGTTTCCGATCATGTTGAAAGCGACGGAATCCGTAGCTTTCGCTGGGTCCACTGTCGTAATATCCGAAGTGTCCGTTAAACGTAGATTTTTCTTGCCGTCTGTCGAACCTGAATCTTTGTCTCCGCCACCTGTCGAACATCCAGCAAGCACAGCGCTTCCTGCAAGCATGACTGATAAAGCGAGACCGACTGTTTTTTTCTTCATCGGTAAGTCATCTCCTTTTCAATTTCCAAGTTGCCATAATGCCTATGACATCAATAACGTCCCGTCGAAACTGCAATGTATTCCCCAAAATGCATTGACCTAGTTTCAAAAACTTAAACGAAGTGATAAATTGATTTTATGTGAGAATAGCATTAACGTCAAGTGAATAGTCACACTATTTGCTATTTTGCATCATTCGTTTGTTACCGATTCGTAACAGCGTTAAAAGTTTCGTATACTAAGAATATCTATGTACGTAAAGGGGGATTTTCATGCGATCGACGTATTTCCGACCGGTCATCGTTGCGGTCATTCTTGTTCTGCTTTACACGATTTGGGCAACTATGACGGATTCGACTCACAGCATCTTGTATCATCTGTCTGGTGGTTTATTCATAGCAGGATTCTTGTTAGTTGCAGTAGGATTCTTCTCGAATATGTCTGCTAACGGCTTCTTCCGCGGCATGACAGCTGGATTCAAAAAGCAGCGGGAAGCAAAGTTGCGAGAGATTGATGGAGATTATTACGAAGATGAAGACGAGGAGGAAGAAGTGCTTCGCAAAAAGCAACGCCGTGCTTCAGCACGGACGAAACCCTACGTCTCAAGCGGTGTCATCTTCATCGTCGTCTCGCTGATCATCTCCTATTTTTAAACGAAATCAACGTGACGCTCTATCTCAGGTATGGTAAACTCAAACTAATCAAACAAGAAAACACGACGACAAAGAGTAGTAACTTAGGTACATCCCTTTCAGAGAGTCCATGGTGCTGGAAATGGACAGGTGATGCCTACGTGAATGGACTTTCGAGTGGCTGATTCGAATCAAGTAGAGTCAGATGGGTTTGCCCATTACAGCAAATGAAGCGGCTATGTAAATAGCAACTTGGGTGGCAACGCGATGAATCGTCCCTTGATTTTCAAGGGGCGTTTTTTATTTTGATTTTATTATTTGGAGGGATTTCATTATGAAAACGATTTTCTCAGGTATCAAACCAACAGGAACAGTGACGCTCGGAAATTACTTAGGTGCGATGAAACACTTCGTGAACTTACAGGACGGTCATGATGCGTATTATTGTGTCGTCGACTTGCACTCGATCACGGTCGATATCGATCGTGTCGAACTGATGAACAATACACGCGCCCTTGCTGCACTTTATATCGCAAGTGGTCTGAACCCAGAAAAATCAACGATCTTCGTTCAATCAGAAGTCAAAGCCCATGCGCAACTCGGCTGGATGTTGACGTGTCTCTCCGGGATGGGTGAGCTCGAGCGTATGACACAGTATAAAGATAAATCACAAGGAAAAGAGCGGATTGGAGCAGGGTTGTTCGTCTACCCAACACTCATGGCAGCTGATATCCTTCTCTACGACGCGGAACTCGTTCCGGTCGGTGACGATCAAAAACAACACATTGAGTTAACGCGCGATTTAGCCCAACGATTTAATAGCCGCTATTATGAGACGTTCACATTACCAGAACCGATCATTGCTGAATCAGGTGCACGGATCATGAGTTTGACGACGCCAGATAAAAAGATGTCAAAATCTGATCAAAATCCGAAAGGCTTCATCTCGATGCTTGACGCACCAGATGTCATTCGTAAAAAAGTGAAATCAGCTGTCACAGACTCAGAAGGCATCGTAAAATTCGATCGTGAAAACAAACCAGGTGTGTCGAATTTACTTGAGATCTATTCCCTACTCGCTGGTATCTCGATTCCAGCTCTTGAAGCAAAATACGAGGGCTCGAATTATGGAACATTCAAAGCAGATGTCGCAGAAGCGATCATTGCGGAACTCGAACCGATTCAACAGCGCTATTATGAATTGATTGATTCTGAAGAACTCGATCAAATTCTTGACGCTGGACGTGATCGCGCAGAAGCAGTCGCTGCCAAAAAACTCGCGAAAATCGAAAAGGCAATGGGCTTACAGCGGAAGCGTGCCAAAGTAAAAAAATAAGATTTTCTCCAAAAGAGATCGGAATGCTCCGGTCTTTTTTGATATTTCCAAACAAAAAGAGGCTGGGACATAACTCAGTTTCACAAACGAAAGGCCCTCGAAACGTGTAGTCGTTTCGAGGGCCTTGTTCTATGATGAAAAACCGGTTCTGAATAAACAAATAAGGACAACCTCTGATAAAGTTAAAGTGACTAAACCATAACCATCGGAGGTGCCCTTATGTTTAAAGATTATAACATGAACCAGCTGGTTCTGCCCTTAGATTTAGAAGTTCGTCTTCAAGAAAATGATATCGCGTTCGCTGTCCATCATCTCGTCGAATCCATTCCGGATGATGTTTTCGATCCTTTCATGCGGACGACGGGATGCCCTGCTTATCACCCGCGGATGATGATGAAAATTATTTTATGTGCCTACACACAGTCGGTCTTCTCCGGTCGGAAGATTGAGGGATTACTATCCGATAGTCTGCGGATGATGTGGCTAGCGCAAGGGAATGCGCCGAGCTATCGTACCATCAACCGTTTTCGAGTGCATCCCGCAGTCACTCCAATCTTGAAGCAAGCCTTCGTTACCTTCCGTTGCCATCTCGTCGAGATGGGAGAAATCAATGAAGAAGCCATCTTTATCGATGGTACAAAGCTAGAGGCGAATGCGAACCGATACACCTTTGTTTGGCGGAAATCGATCGAACGTCATAGTTCGTCTCTCGTGGACAAATCGAATCGTATCTATGACAACCTCGTCGAACAAGACATCCTACCGGAAATTGAACGAGAAAGCCCGGACGAGCTCACTCTCTCAGAACTCGAACACATGGGTGAAGCTTTAGACGCACATATCGCTTCCATCAACCAAAAAATCGAGGCGAGTTCGGATACTCAAGAAAGAAAACGTCTACGTTCTGAACGGAAGGAACCACGTCTCCTTCGAAAGGAGATTACAGATTTCATCGAGCGGAAACAGAGATACGCCCTCCAAAAGAGGACGCTCGCTGGACGGAACAGCTATTCGAAAACAGACACAGACGCGACGTTCATGCGAATGAAGGAAGATCATATGCAAAATGGACAACTCAAGCCAGGCTATAACGTTCAA
This region includes:
- a CDS encoding DUF3899 domain-containing protein, encoding MRSTYFRPVIVAVILVLLYTIWATMTDSTHSILYHLSGGLFIAGFLLVAVGFFSNMSANGFFRGMTAGFKKQREAKLREIDGDYYEDEDEEEEVLRKKQRRASARTKPYVSSGVIFIVVSLIISYF
- the opp3b gene encoding oligopeptide ABC transporter permease, whose translation is MGRYLAQRLVYGVLTFLLIASFTFFLMDLLPGSPFQNQEKLSPEQLNILRDKYNLNDPLPQRYAAYMVNLFQGDLGVSFKYDSRPVTDLISERIGPSAQLGVQALVLGVLLGLVLGVVAALRHNTVVDYGAMFISVLGISVPSFVFASLLQYYVGVKWGALPVAFWESPAHTILPTISLSLGVTASIARFVRTEMLEVTGQDYVTLAKAKGLDGQSITWKHMVRNALIPAITILGPMTAALITGTFVIEKIFAVPGLGELFVSSITQNDYTVIMGTTLFFSAIFILMILIVDLLYGVVDPRIRLGGSK
- a CDS encoding peptide ABC transporter substrate-binding protein, yielding MKKKTVGLALSVMLAGSAVLAGCSTGGGDKDSGSTDGKKNLRLTDTSDITTVDPAKATDSVAFNMIGNTMEGLYRLDKDGKAIPALAEKTDISSDNLTYTFTLRDSKWSDGSPVKAQDFEFAWKRAADPKTGSSYSYIFDTLKNGADVTQGKKPVDELGVKAIDDKTLEVKLERPAPYFLSLTSFGTYTPISEDFYKKNEKDFSLKPDKLLYNGPFVWESWKTDSKRVLKKNDNYWDKDAVKLDEVTISVVKDTSTVANLYDSNEIDYAGLTSEQVEAYKSKPEFKTALRSSIAYLKFNNEDATMKDVNARKAIARAIDPKGITDTLLANGSIPTTSFIPKDFVKDASGKDYTSDINWFDRDAKEAADLWKKANGDKKTTIELLSFDSEDAKKIGEYMKGQIEKNLPNVTVSIKQQPFKNKLDLEAKGDYQISYSLWGPDYQDPMSNLSIFESTNSQNDVKYKSAAYDKLLNAANDESDLTKRLDLFKQAEAQLIEKDQAIAPIYQAGSAYLSRPSVKDFNRQLFGADFQYKYVDVK
- the trpS gene encoding tryptophan--tRNA ligase, giving the protein MKTIFSGIKPTGTVTLGNYLGAMKHFVNLQDGHDAYYCVVDLHSITVDIDRVELMNNTRALAALYIASGLNPEKSTIFVQSEVKAHAQLGWMLTCLSGMGELERMTQYKDKSQGKERIGAGLFVYPTLMAADILLYDAELVPVGDDQKQHIELTRDLAQRFNSRYYETFTLPEPIIAESGARIMSLTTPDKKMSKSDQNPKGFISMLDAPDVIRKKVKSAVTDSEGIVKFDRENKPGVSNLLEIYSLLAGISIPALEAKYEGSNYGTFKADVAEAIIAELEPIQQRYYELIDSEELDQILDAGRDRAEAVAAKKLAKIEKAMGLQRKRAKVKK
- a CDS encoding IS1182 family transposase, with amino-acid sequence MFKDYNMNQLVLPLDLEVRLQENDIAFAVHHLVESIPDDVFDPFMRTTGCPAYHPRMMMKIILCAYTQSVFSGRKIEGLLSDSLRMMWLAQGNAPSYRTINRFRVHPAVTPILKQAFVTFRCHLVEMGEINEEAIFIDGTKLEANANRYTFVWRKSIERHSSSLVDKSNRIYDNLVEQDILPEIERESPDELTLSELEHMGEALDAHIASINQKIEASSDTQERKRLRSERKEPRLLRKEITDFIERKQRYALQKRTLAGRNSYSKTDTDATFMRMKEDHMQNGQLKPGYNVQIATEGQYTLAYDIYPNPTDARTLLPFLDEISSYLPLPPHIVADAGYGSQENYQDILMRRGRIPLIPYTMFEKEKSRKWRNDPFNTVNWSYDERSDRFVCPNGQDVTFRYMSKRTDRYGFTRDFKVYESEGCDGCPFRSRCTKAKEGRHRQVHINTSWEEQKEQMKKWLSDQKTGSLYAKRKIDVEPVFGYLKANLSFTRFSVRGKAKVKRELGFILMAVNLRKWLIQSVARRAT